The genome window CTTCCCATTCCGCCGGGCCGTGCAGGCTGCCGAAGCCGTTCTTTTCGTCATAGTTGACGATGTAGCGCACTTTAATATCTTTTCCTTCCGGCATTTTGCCGTCTTTTTGGGCTTGAATGACCAAGTTTTCCGCCATCGCGCCATACGGGCATTGGGACATTACAAACAGTTCCATAACCCCCGGTTTTCCCGTTTTGCCGTTAAATACGCCTTGGCGGGTCTGACGGGGCAAAATGATGAAATCATCATTTTCTTGGGCATATCCGTATTGCAGATGTTTTTCCAGTTTGGCACGGATATCATCCGTCTTTTTGATTAAATAAAGCGGCAAAAAGCTGTAATCCAAATTTGCCATTTTGGGATCCGCCGCCGCTTCTTTGTAGGAAACCTTGGTTACCGTCGGTTCCGCATTTAAAAACTGGGCGATTCCCGCCGTTAGCAACACGTCTTCTTTACCGGCGTCATACTCATCCGATTCTACGATAATAAATTCGGCTTTCGTTTTTTCCGGAGCTTTCGCTTTTTTCGCTGCTTTTTTGGCCGGCGCCGCAAACGCCAACCCCGCAACGGCACACACTAACAATAAGGTTAATAGTTTTTTCATTCCCCCATGTCTCCTTTTTTATTTATCTTCCAATTCTACGCGTACTCCGCGGATTCCCACGGCGCACAACAAATTATACGCCAACAGAAAGAAAACCGCCGAAACCAAGAACAGCAAAGTGCTTTGGATGGCACGCATCACTAAACCCATGATATACGCGGCGTTAATGACGGCATCCGGGTTGAACACTTCCATCAAAGCGCTCAGCATCATCACCACGAATACGGCCAACGGAAATACGGAAAACAATACCGTTGAAATACCAATTTTTTTAATTTCTACTCTCATAGTATCTCCTCAAAACTCCCTTACTTTTCAGGTTCCAGCACCAGCACGATGCGGTTTTTGCCGGCATCGTCCGGCAGCTGAACGGCTTTCACCAAACATTTTACATTTTTATTGATGACCGTGCCGCGTAAAACTTTTGTCGGGTTTTCCAGCGCCTCTCCCACCACTTGGATAATTTCCTGCTGTCTGCCGTCAAAAATATCCAACAGGTGGATGCGGTCTTTGCCCGGCATATTTAATTCAAAGTTGGTATAGAGGATGTTATTGTTCTCGTCAATGACCAACGCGCGAGACCCTTTGGGCACGGTAACGGCCAAAATGGTTTTCCACCAGCGTTGTTCTTTTTCAAGAGACATAATTTCCACATTTTCCAAACTCTTAATATCTTCCCGAATTTTTGCCAACAGAGATGAAATGGAAACGGCCACGTCGCCGATTTCATCCTTCCTCGGCGGGAAAGACAACGACAAATTGTTTAAAGACACCGCTTCCACGCTGTCCTTTAACGCCCCCAGCGGACGCAGGATTTTAAGCAGTAAGAATAAATACAGCACGCCGCCAATGAGCAAAATCATAATTACGGCGCCCACCGCATAGCGCACCATAGAGGAATGGATGAGCTTCTTGGCGCTTTCGCGCGAAACCGTAACATTTACCACGCCGGCCACCGTATTCCCCTTCGCCAGCAACGGAATAGCCATATCGTAATAATCCCCGTTGCCAAACAAAATGGCCCGCGGCAGGCCGTCCCGAATGGCCTGCACCACCGCGTTGGTATCAAAACCGACGGAGTTGTTGTAATCCGAATACGACATGCGCAGAAATTTGGTGTTTTCGTGCCAGCGGATAGATCCGTCATAGTTCAAATACACCAAGCTTTTAATCCGGTCGTCGTTGCGCTGCAGCCCTTTCATAATTTCCGCTTCGCGGAAGGTAGCTTCGCCTTTGGGGCGGGAGGCCAGCCACTGCACCAGTGTAGGCGCACGGAAACGCACCATTTCCACCATTTCGTTTTGTAGTTTTTTATCAAATACAAATTTGAACAGGTTGTAATAGAAGAGCCCGCCAATCACCGCGGCATATACCGTGACTAGTACAAACCATAATACCCATTTAGAAGTCAATTTCATACGGTCTTTTCTCCTATCTCAACAATTCTTCCACTTTCCGCAAGCCCAAGTCGGCGTCGCTGTTGCCCGGATCCAGCTGTTTGGCCACAATCCACGCTTGGCGCGCGCGTTCATAATCGTCTTGGTTGAAAGCGTCCAACCCTTCAATATATTTGGCGCGGGACGCCGCACTGGCTTCCGCCGATACGCGGCTGGTCGTGCCGCCCAAGGTGGGCAGGGTTTCGTTCGTTCCCACCGCACCCACGGAGGAACCTATCCCCGTGGCGCCCGGAATGGAACCCGGAATGACGGCCCCTTCCGAAAGGCCCGGCACCGGATCTACCGTAACGGTTTCAATCGGCTCTTCTTCCATCGTAGCGGCTTCTTCCGCTTTCTTGGCGGCTTCTTCCGCTTTTTGAGCGGCTTGCTCCGCTTTGATAGCCTGTTGTTGCTTCACGCGCAAATGGTTTTCTTTGGCGTTGCGGGCCCGTTTAATCAAACTGTCCATCGTGCCCGAATCGGCCCCCCATTTTTTGGCATTCGTCCAATACGAAATAGCCTGGTCAAAACGGTTGGAATTATAAGATTTATTGCCGGCATTGTAATACCCGGCGGCAATTTCGTTTTTAAGCTGCGACATATACTTCTGCACGCGCGGATCGCCGGGCTGAATTTTAATAATTCTT of Elusimicrobium sp. An273 contains these proteins:
- a CDS encoding HAMP domain-containing protein — its product is MKLTSKWVLWFVLVTVYAAVIGGLFYYNLFKFVFDKKLQNEMVEMVRFRAPTLVQWLASRPKGEATFREAEIMKGLQRNDDRIKSLVYLNYDGSIRWHENTKFLRMSYSDYNNSVGFDTNAVVQAIRDGLPRAILFGNGDYYDMAIPLLAKGNTVAGVVNVTVSRESAKKLIHSSMVRYAVGAVIMILLIGGVLYLFLLLKILRPLGALKDSVEAVSLNNLSLSFPPRKDEIGDVAVSISSLLAKIREDIKSLENVEIMSLEKEQRWWKTILAVTVPKGSRALVIDENNNILYTNFELNMPGKDRIHLLDIFDGRQQEIIQVVGEALENPTKVLRGTVINKNVKCLVKAVQLPDDAGKNRIVLVLEPEK
- a CDS encoding DsbA family protein, coding for MKKLLTLLLVCAVAGLAFAAPAKKAAKKAKAPEKTKAEFIIVESDEYDAGKEDVLLTAGIAQFLNAEPTVTKVSYKEAAADPKMANLDYSFLPLYLIKKTDDIRAKLEKHLQYGYAQENDDFIILPRQTRQGVFNGKTGKPGVMELFVMSQCPYGAMAENLVIQAQKDGKMPEGKDIKVRYIVNYDEKNGFGSLHGPAEWEEDVRQLLIAKYYPEKFWKYLEIRNKDYRSSRWDKAMEEAGINTKKIMKKFDKEGIELLKEEAKYAAEYGVNASPTFLWEGKVQLDFGSAAQIEGFGFLNPNAAQPGAAAVPAGSC